One genomic region from Ammospiza caudacuta isolate bAmmCau1 chromosome 1, bAmmCau1.pri, whole genome shotgun sequence encodes:
- the GCM2 gene encoding chorion-specific transcription factor GCMb translates to MKLTWDINDPKLPQEPKHFDAFQEWPDGYVRLIYSSEEKNAQRHLSGWAMRNTNNHNCQILKKSCLGVVLCARSCALPGGARLQLRPAICDKARQKQQKKACPNCNSALELIPCRGHSGYPVTNFWRLDGKAIFFQAKGVHDHPRPESKLEAEARRSATKKQMSSYHHSQKKRSLNSETGRYPDSSGYTNNLQNFHCMDGPERVGIFTDTNFSIPAQSYPSLQNTDLYKAPYDSASFQEDQLSPYPKCPNPRIYMPMPCSYEFGVPTFVSSSPYPTFYKDLSSPAIDADPLSLNGPHYNAVTSHDKSFDNPGRHYGLKPAWGKTGSGDRSDYGQMATSAPHAYCSGDCACRYSPSPAPMAPPLQTVITTTTKVSYQAYKPPALKYSDNLCDVKNIQSYTHVAENISSGAVYSGMKIQEDFGMIQSALLYQHDSIPTKSKPAEGMESYRYGFPLGSSFAEHEGQALRFESAEY, encoded by the exons ATGAAGCTTACCTGGGACATCAACGACCCCAAACTGCCGCAG gagcccaaGCACTTCGACGCCTTCCAGGAGTGGCCCGATGGCTACGTGCGGCTCATCTACTCGAGCGAGGAGAAGAACGCGCAGCGGCACCTCAGCGGCTGGGCCATGCGCAACACCAACAACCACAACTGCCAGATCCTCAAGAAGTCCTGCCTGGGCGTGGTGCTGTGCGCCCGGAGCTGCGCCCTGCCCGGcggggccaggctgcagctccgcCCCGCCATCTGCGACAAGGCTCGGCAGAAGCAACAAA AGAAAGCCTGCCCCAACTGTAACTCTGCCCTGGAGTTGATTCCTTGCCGAGGACACAGCGGCTATCCGGTCACAAACTTCTGGAGGCTTGATggaaaagcaatatttttccAG GCTAAAGGAGTCCATGACCATCCCCGGCCAGAGAGCAAACTGGAGGCAGAGGCAAGAAGAAGTGCAACTAAGAAGCAAATGTCCTCTTATCACCACTCCCAGAAAAAGAGATCTCTAAATTCAGAG ACAGGAAGGTACCCTGACAGCAGTGGTTACACCAATAACCTACAGAATTTTCACTGCATGGATGGCCCAGAAAGAGTTGGTATCTTCACAGACACCAATTTTTCAATTCCAGCCCAGTCTTACCCTTCACTGCAGAACACAGACCTCTACAAGGCACCTTATGACTCAGCCAGCTTCCAAGAGGACCAGCTATCACCATACCCTAAATGCCCAAATCCAAGGATCTACATGCCCATGCCATGCAGCTATGAGTTTGGAGTTCCTACCTTTGTAAGCTCAAGCCCTTACCCAACATTTTACAAAGATCTGTCCAGCCCTGCCATTGATGCAGACCCCCTCAGTCTGAACGGGCCTCACTACAACGCTGTGACCAGCCATGACAAGAGCTTTGATAATCCTGGCAGACATTACGGACTGAAACCTGCATGGGGGAAAACCGGCAGCGGAGACCGGAGTGACTACGGGCAGATGGCAACAAGTGCTCCCCACGCTTACTGCAGTGGGGACTGTGCCTGCAGgtacagccccagccccgctcccatGGCCCCGCCGCTGCAGACCgtcatcaccaccaccaccaaggTGTCCTACCAGGCCTACAAACCACCCGCGCTGAAGTACAGCGACAACCTCTGCGACGTGAAAAACATCCAGAGCTACACCCACGtggcagaaaacatctcctcaGGTGCTGTCTATTCAGGGATGAAGATTCAGGAAGACTTTGGGATGATACAGTCAGCGTTGCTCTACCAGCACGACTCCATCCCCACAAAATCCAAACCAGCTGAGGGCATGGAGAGCTATCGGTATGGGTTCCCTCTGGGGAGCAGCTTTGCTGAGCATGAAGGCCAGGCCCTAAGGTTTGAGAGTGCTGAGTATTGA